The genomic stretch AAATGCATGACTTTGAAATCAATGATAGCTCAGTCCAGTTGCTCGATGAGTCTTCAAAAGGCTAATCCAACATACTAATAACTAACTGTAACCAAAGCCCCGTCACCTAAGCGGGGTTTTGGTATAGCGGGGATTTGTGGAGAAAGAAGTGATAGACCTCTTTTTTTCTTTTTAAGTGATTTTTCAGGAAGTACTCATTTTTATTCTCTTGATTGTTATCAGGTAATTTTTATTTAGTTATCAAATACACCCCATGTTGCAATCATTTCCTTACCATTAGTGAGAAGGATCATTCGTACCTTCAAATTACGATCAAACCAATAAACCCATTTCCTATGAACAAGTTATTTTCCATACTGCTGTTATTGCTTTTAGGCTGCAATTCCAGTTCAAATGGCAGTCCCGCTTCTGAGCCCACTAAGAAGGATAAAATCAGCTCACTTTCAGTGGATGGTACACAACTGGTAGATGAACAAGGAGAGCCCATCATGCTACGTGGTGTGAGTTTTGGGTGGCATAATTGGTGGCCGCGATTTTATAATGCCAGCGCGGTAAAATGGCTCAAGGAGGATTGGAATGCAAATGTGGTCAGGGCGGCTATGGGAGTGGAGCCAGAGGGAGCCTATTTGGATAATCCCGATTGGGCTATCGAAAAAGTAGAAGCAGTAGTAGAAGGGGCCATCGAATCGGGGATTTATGTGATCATCGACTGGCATAGCCACCATATCCATTTGGATGAAGCCAAAGTATTTTTCAGAAAAATGGCAAAAAAGTACGGCGAGCATCCTAATGTAATCTATGAGATTTACAACGAACCAGCATCAGATACTTGGGAAGAGGTAAAAACATACAGTGAGGAAGTGATCAAAGTGA from Echinicola soli encodes the following:
- a CDS encoding glycoside hydrolase family 5 protein, with the translated sequence MNKLFSILLLLLLGCNSSSNGSPASEPTKKDKISSLSVDGTQLVDEQGEPIMLRGVSFGWHNWWPRFYNASAVKWLKEDWNANVVRAAMGVEPEGAYLDNPDWAIEKVEAVVEGAIESGIYVIIDWHSHHIHLDEAKVFFRKMAKKYGEHPNVIYEIYNEPASDTWEEVKTYSEEVIKVIREIDPDNLILVGSPHWDQDVHLAADDPIEGVDNLMYTLHFYAATHKSFLRDRADYALEKGLPLFISECASMEASGNGAIDMESWKAWHTWMEKNGLSWLTWSVSDKDETCSMLEPSASSGGNWQEADLKEWAVLTKKYLHESDK